In a genomic window of Alcanivorax sp.:
- the tgt gene encoding tRNA guanosine(34) transglycosylase Tgt, producing the protein MQFSLSATDGAARRGQITFPRGTIQTPAFMPVGTYGTVKGMLPKDLADTGAEICLGNTFHLMLRPGTEVIEAHGSLHGFMQWDKPILTDSGGFQVFSLGEMRKISEQGVVFKNPINGDRVELTPEKAMQVQRSLGSDICMIFDECTPFPATEKQARDSMELSLRWAQRSKDAHEGNDAACFGIVQGGMYDNLRQESLTGLVDIGFDGYAVGGLSVGEPQEEMLRTLGNLTPHMPADRPRYLMGVGKPDDIVEAVRRGVDMFDCVMPTRNARNGHLFTAEGVVKIRNARHRHDLAPLEADCDCYTCQHFSRSYLHHLDRCNEMLGSQLNTIHNLRYYQRLMAGLRGAIEGGTLSAFVDNFYAARGQQTPAL; encoded by the coding sequence ATGCAGTTTTCTCTCAGCGCCACTGACGGCGCCGCCCGACGCGGGCAGATCACCTTTCCGCGCGGTACTATCCAGACTCCGGCGTTCATGCCGGTGGGTACCTATGGCACCGTCAAGGGCATGTTGCCGAAGGATCTGGCCGATACCGGCGCCGAGATCTGCCTGGGCAATACCTTCCACCTGATGCTGCGCCCGGGCACCGAAGTGATCGAGGCCCACGGCTCCCTGCACGGTTTCATGCAGTGGGACAAGCCGATCCTCACCGATTCCGGCGGCTTTCAGGTGTTCAGCCTGGGCGAGATGCGCAAGATTTCCGAGCAGGGGGTGGTGTTCAAGAACCCCATCAATGGTGATCGGGTAGAACTGACCCCGGAAAAGGCCATGCAGGTGCAACGCTCCCTGGGCAGCGATATCTGCATGATCTTTGATGAATGCACGCCTTTCCCGGCCACGGAAAAGCAGGCCCGGGATTCCATGGAGCTGTCCCTGCGCTGGGCGCAACGCTCGAAAGACGCTCACGAAGGGAATGATGCGGCTTGTTTCGGCATTGTCCAGGGCGGCATGTACGACAACCTGCGTCAGGAGTCCCTGACCGGGCTGGTGGATATCGGCTTTGACGGCTACGCCGTGGGTGGCCTGAGCGTGGGCGAGCCCCAGGAAGAAATGCTGCGCACCCTGGGTAATCTGACGCCGCACATGCCTGCAGACCGACCACGCTACCTGATGGGTGTGGGTAAGCCGGATGACATCGTCGAGGCGGTCCGGCGCGGCGTGGACATGTTCGATTGCGTGATGCCCACCCGCAATGCCCGCAATGGCCACCTGTTTACCGCCGAAGGCGTGGTGAAAATCCGCAACGCCCGGCATCGTCACGATCTGGCTCCCCTGGAGGCGGACTGTGACTGCTATACCTGCCAGCATTTCTCCCGCAGCTATCTGCATCACCTGGATCGCTGCAACGAAATGCTGGGCTCTCAACTCAATACCATCCATAACCTGCGTTATTATCAGCGCCTGATGGCTGGATTGCGGGGGGCCATTGAAGGGGGTACATTGTCCGCCTTTGTGGACAACTTCTATGCGGCGCGTGGCCAACAAACCCCTGCGCTGTAG
- a CDS encoding RDD family protein, which translates to MEKLQPAGLLKRLMALVYDGFLVMALWFVTAGIFVLVYPHTGLPEESINGVTRAAPGYLKGILLPLLLVETWLFYAWFWMRGGQTLGMRAWRLQVRDYRGGPVRLWQTLVRFLGAFVSWGAFGAGYLVVLIAPHQTLHDRLSATATVELPKKPKNT; encoded by the coding sequence ATGGAAAAGCTGCAACCTGCCGGTTTGCTCAAACGTCTGATGGCGTTGGTCTATGACGGTTTTCTGGTGATGGCCTTGTGGTTCGTGACGGCGGGTATTTTTGTGCTGGTGTATCCCCATACCGGATTGCCGGAAGAATCCATCAACGGTGTTACCCGTGCGGCGCCCGGTTACCTGAAGGGCATTCTGTTGCCCCTGTTGTTGGTGGAAACCTGGCTGTTCTACGCCTGGTTCTGGATGCGCGGCGGTCAGACCCTGGGCATGCGTGCCTGGCGGTTGCAGGTTCGGGATTACCGGGGTGGTCCAGTCAGGCTGTGGCAGACCCTGGTTCGCTTCCTGGGGGCCTTCGTCTCCTGGGGGGCATTTGGCGCCGGTTATCTGGTGGTGCTGATCGCGCCTCATCAGACTCTGCATGACCGCCTGTCCGCCACCGCCACGGTAGAATTGCCCAAGAAACCGAAAAACACCTGA
- a CDS encoding PP2C family serine/threonine-protein phosphatase, which produces MTVWRGQGRTHKGRRPANEDTLVCRDDEGLWAVIDGMGGHDAGDLAATIVRESLDAVTLGGGIAHRLMAVEFALQSANLAIRHHAALHLGSKPMGATVVVLLIYRDEAAVLWSGDARLYRHAGKDAVMLTRDHTPVQALVDAGDIDERQAMSHPRAHVIYQAIGNGDMLELEQARFDISANQQFLLTTDGVHSVLTVGDLTRLLTEGASESAILKAALDAGSRDNVTAIKVSADEH; this is translated from the coding sequence ATGACAGTCTGGAGGGGGCAGGGACGCACCCATAAAGGGCGCCGGCCTGCCAACGAAGACACCCTGGTTTGCCGGGACGACGAAGGGCTCTGGGCGGTAATCGATGGCATGGGGGGGCACGATGCCGGTGATCTGGCCGCCACTATTGTTCGAGAATCCCTTGACGCTGTAACGCTGGGGGGCGGTATCGCTCACCGGCTGATGGCCGTGGAGTTCGCACTGCAGAGCGCTAACCTCGCCATTCGCCACCATGCCGCCTTGCATTTGGGCAGCAAGCCCATGGGCGCCACCGTGGTGGTGTTGCTGATCTATCGGGATGAAGCTGCAGTGTTGTGGTCCGGCGATGCCCGGCTTTACCGCCATGCCGGCAAGGATGCCGTCATGCTGACCCGGGACCATACCCCGGTGCAGGCCCTGGTGGATGCGGGGGACATTGATGAGCGCCAGGCCATGTCACACCCCCGTGCCCATGTGATCTACCAGGCTATCGGCAATGGCGACATGCTCGAACTGGAGCAGGCGCGTTTCGATATTTCAGCGAACCAACAGTTTTTGCTGACCACGGACGGGGTGCATTCAGTGCTCACGGTGGGCGACTTGACGCGCTTGCTGACGGAAGGGGCCAGCGAATCGGCCATCCTCAAGGCAGCCCTCGATGCCGGTAGCCGGGATAATGTGACAGCGATAAAAGTGTCCGCCGATGAGCATTAA